One Equus caballus isolate H_3958 breed thoroughbred chromosome 14, TB-T2T, whole genome shotgun sequence DNA segment encodes these proteins:
- the SEPTIN8 gene encoding septin-8 isoform X23 — protein MNTLFNTTFETEEASHHEECVRLRPQTYDLQESNVQLKLTIVDAVGFGDQINKDERPIVDYIDAQFENYLQEELKIRRSLFDYHDTRIHVCLYFITPTGHSLKSLDLVTMKKLDSKVNIIPIIAKADTISKSELHKFKIKIMGELVSNGVQIYQFPTDDEAVAEINAVMNAHLPFAVVGSTEEVKVGNKLVRARQYPWGVVQVENENHCDFVKLREMLIRVNMEDLREQTHSRHYELYRRCKLEEMGFQDSDGDSQPFSLQETYEAKRKEFLSELQRKEEEMRQMFVNKVKETELELKEKERELHEKFEHLKRVHQEEKRKVEEKRRELEEETNAFNRRKDAVEALQSQALHATSQQPLRKDKDKKN, from the exons ATGAACACGCTCTTCAACACGACCTTCGAGACCGAGGAAGCCAGTCACCATGAGGAGTGTGTGCGCCTGCGGCCCCAGACCTACGACCTCCAAGAGAGCAATGTGCAGCTCAAGCTGACCATCGTGGATGCTGTGGGCTTCGGGGATCAGATCAATAAGGATGAGAG GCCTATAGTCGACTACATCGATGCGCAGTTTGAAAACTATCTGCAGGAGGAGCTGAAGATCCGCCGCTCACTCTTTGACTACCATGACACCAGGATCCACGTATGCCTCTACTTCATCACGCCCACAGGGCACTCCCTCAAGTCCCTAGATCTGGTGACCATGAAGAAACTAGATAGCAAG GTGAACATCATTCCCATCATTGCCAAGGCTGACACCATCTCCAAGAGTGAGCTCCACAAGTTCAAGATCAAGATCATGGGCGAGCTAGTCAGCAATGGAGTCCAGATCTACCAGTTTCCCACTGATGATGAGGCTGTTGCAGAGATTAATGCAGTCATGAAT GCACACCTGCCCTTTGCCGTGGTGGGCAGCACCGAGGAGGTGAAGGTGGGGAACAAGCTGGTCCGAGCACGGCAGTACCCTTGGGGAGTGGTGCAGG TGGAGAATGAGAATCACTGCGACTTCGTCAAGCTCCGGGAGATGCTGATCCGGGTGAACATGGAGGACCTCCGTGAGCAGACCCACAGTCGGCACTATGAGCTCTACCGGCGCTGCAAATTGGAGGAGATGGGCTTCCAGGACAGTGACGGTGACAGCCAGCCCTTCAG CCTACAGGAGACATATGAGGCCAAGAGGAAGGAGTTCCTGAGTGAgctgcagaggaaggaggaagagatgagGCAGATGTTCGTCAACAAAGTGAAGGAGACGGAGCTGGagttgaaggagaaggaaagggag CTCCACGAGAAGTTTGAGCACCTGAAGCGGGTCCACCAGGAGGAGAAGCGCAAGGTGGAGGAAAAGCGCCGGGAACTGGAGGAGGAGACCAATGCCTTCAACCGCAGGAAGGATGCGGTGGAGGCCCTTCAGTCTCAGGCCTTGCACGCCACCTCGCAGCAGCCCCTGAGGAAGGACAAGGACAAGAAGAA
- the SEPTIN8 gene encoding septin-8 isoform X21 yields the protein MNTLFNTTFETEEASHHEECVRLRPQTYDLQESNVQLKLTIVDAVGFGDQINKDERPIVDYIDAQFENYLQEELKIRRSLFDYHDTRIHVCLYFITPTGHSLKSLDLVTMKKLDSKVNIIPIIAKADTISKSELHKFKIKIMGELVSNGVQIYQFPTDDEAVAEINAVMNAHLPFAVVGSTEEVKVGNKLVRARQYPWGVVQVENENHCDFVKLREMLIRVNMEDLREQTHSRHYELYRRCKLEEMGFQDSDGDSQPFSLQETYEAKRKEFLSELQRKEEEMRQMFVNKVKETELELKEKERELHEKFEHLKRVHQEEKRKVEEKRRELEEETNAFNRRKDAVEALQSQALHATSQQPLRKDKDKKKASGWSSIYSVTIP from the exons ATGAACACGCTCTTCAACACGACCTTCGAGACCGAGGAAGCCAGTCACCATGAGGAGTGTGTGCGCCTGCGGCCCCAGACCTACGACCTCCAAGAGAGCAATGTGCAGCTCAAGCTGACCATCGTGGATGCTGTGGGCTTCGGGGATCAGATCAATAAGGATGAGAG GCCTATAGTCGACTACATCGATGCGCAGTTTGAAAACTATCTGCAGGAGGAGCTGAAGATCCGCCGCTCACTCTTTGACTACCATGACACCAGGATCCACGTATGCCTCTACTTCATCACGCCCACAGGGCACTCCCTCAAGTCCCTAGATCTGGTGACCATGAAGAAACTAGATAGCAAG GTGAACATCATTCCCATCATTGCCAAGGCTGACACCATCTCCAAGAGTGAGCTCCACAAGTTCAAGATCAAGATCATGGGCGAGCTAGTCAGCAATGGAGTCCAGATCTACCAGTTTCCCACTGATGATGAGGCTGTTGCAGAGATTAATGCAGTCATGAAT GCACACCTGCCCTTTGCCGTGGTGGGCAGCACCGAGGAGGTGAAGGTGGGGAACAAGCTGGTCCGAGCACGGCAGTACCCTTGGGGAGTGGTGCAGG TGGAGAATGAGAATCACTGCGACTTCGTCAAGCTCCGGGAGATGCTGATCCGGGTGAACATGGAGGACCTCCGTGAGCAGACCCACAGTCGGCACTATGAGCTCTACCGGCGCTGCAAATTGGAGGAGATGGGCTTCCAGGACAGTGACGGTGACAGCCAGCCCTTCAG CCTACAGGAGACATATGAGGCCAAGAGGAAGGAGTTCCTGAGTGAgctgcagaggaaggaggaagagatgagGCAGATGTTCGTCAACAAAGTGAAGGAGACGGAGCTGGagttgaaggagaaggaaagggag CTCCACGAGAAGTTTGAGCACCTGAAGCGGGTCCACCAGGAGGAGAAGCGCAAGGTGGAGGAAAAGCGCCGGGAACTGGAGGAGGAGACCAATGCCTTCAACCGCAGGAAGGATGCGGTGGAGGCCCTTCAGTCTCAGGCCTTGCACGCCACCTCGCAGCAGCCCCTGAGGAAGGACAAGGACAAGAAGAA
- the SEPTIN8 gene encoding septin-8 isoform X22, with the protein MNTLFNTTFETEEASHHEECVRLRPQTYDLQESNVQLKLTIVDAVGFGDQINKDESYRPIVDYIDAQFENYLQEELKIRRSLFDYHDTRIHVCLYFITPTGHSLKSLDLVTMKKLDSKVNIIPIIAKADTISKSELHKFKIKIMGELVSNGVQIYQFPTDDEAVAEINAVMNAHLPFAVVGSTEEVKVGNKLVRARQYPWGVVQVENENHCDFVKLREMLIRVNMEDLREQTHSRHYELYRRCKLEEMGFQDSDGDSQPFSLQETYEAKRKEFLSELQRKEEEMRQMFVNKVKETELELKEKERELHEKFEHLKRVHQEEKRKVEEKRRELEEETNAFNRRKDAVEALQSQALHATSQQPLRKDKDKKN; encoded by the exons ATGAACACGCTCTTCAACACGACCTTCGAGACCGAGGAAGCCAGTCACCATGAGGAGTGTGTGCGCCTGCGGCCCCAGACCTACGACCTCCAAGAGAGCAATGTGCAGCTCAAGCTGACCATCGTGGATGCTGTGGGCTTCGGGGATCAGATCAATAAGGATGAGAG TTACAGGCCTATAGTCGACTACATCGATGCGCAGTTTGAAAACTATCTGCAGGAGGAGCTGAAGATCCGCCGCTCACTCTTTGACTACCATGACACCAGGATCCACGTATGCCTCTACTTCATCACGCCCACAGGGCACTCCCTCAAGTCCCTAGATCTGGTGACCATGAAGAAACTAGATAGCAAG GTGAACATCATTCCCATCATTGCCAAGGCTGACACCATCTCCAAGAGTGAGCTCCACAAGTTCAAGATCAAGATCATGGGCGAGCTAGTCAGCAATGGAGTCCAGATCTACCAGTTTCCCACTGATGATGAGGCTGTTGCAGAGATTAATGCAGTCATGAAT GCACACCTGCCCTTTGCCGTGGTGGGCAGCACCGAGGAGGTGAAGGTGGGGAACAAGCTGGTCCGAGCACGGCAGTACCCTTGGGGAGTGGTGCAGG TGGAGAATGAGAATCACTGCGACTTCGTCAAGCTCCGGGAGATGCTGATCCGGGTGAACATGGAGGACCTCCGTGAGCAGACCCACAGTCGGCACTATGAGCTCTACCGGCGCTGCAAATTGGAGGAGATGGGCTTCCAGGACAGTGACGGTGACAGCCAGCCCTTCAG CCTACAGGAGACATATGAGGCCAAGAGGAAGGAGTTCCTGAGTGAgctgcagaggaaggaggaagagatgagGCAGATGTTCGTCAACAAAGTGAAGGAGACGGAGCTGGagttgaaggagaaggaaagggag CTCCACGAGAAGTTTGAGCACCTGAAGCGGGTCCACCAGGAGGAGAAGCGCAAGGTGGAGGAAAAGCGCCGGGAACTGGAGGAGGAGACCAATGCCTTCAACCGCAGGAAGGATGCGGTGGAGGCCCTTCAGTCTCAGGCCTTGCACGCCACCTCGCAGCAGCCCCTGAGGAAGGACAAGGACAAGAAGAA
- the SEPTIN8 gene encoding septin-8 isoform X20, which yields MNTLFNTTFETEEASHHEECVRLRPQTYDLQESNVQLKLTIVDAVGFGDQINKDESYRPIVDYIDAQFENYLQEELKIRRSLFDYHDTRIHVCLYFITPTGHSLKSLDLVTMKKLDSKVNIIPIIAKADTISKSELHKFKIKIMGELVSNGVQIYQFPTDDEAVAEINAVMNAHLPFAVVGSTEEVKVGNKLVRARQYPWGVVQVENENHCDFVKLREMLIRVNMEDLREQTHSRHYELYRRCKLEEMGFQDSDGDSQPFSLQETYEAKRKEFLSELQRKEEEMRQMFVNKVKETELELKEKERELHEKFEHLKRVHQEEKRKVEEKRRELEEETNAFNRRKDAVEALQSQALHATSQQPLRKDKDKKKASGWSSIYSVTIP from the exons ATGAACACGCTCTTCAACACGACCTTCGAGACCGAGGAAGCCAGTCACCATGAGGAGTGTGTGCGCCTGCGGCCCCAGACCTACGACCTCCAAGAGAGCAATGTGCAGCTCAAGCTGACCATCGTGGATGCTGTGGGCTTCGGGGATCAGATCAATAAGGATGAGAG TTACAGGCCTATAGTCGACTACATCGATGCGCAGTTTGAAAACTATCTGCAGGAGGAGCTGAAGATCCGCCGCTCACTCTTTGACTACCATGACACCAGGATCCACGTATGCCTCTACTTCATCACGCCCACAGGGCACTCCCTCAAGTCCCTAGATCTGGTGACCATGAAGAAACTAGATAGCAAG GTGAACATCATTCCCATCATTGCCAAGGCTGACACCATCTCCAAGAGTGAGCTCCACAAGTTCAAGATCAAGATCATGGGCGAGCTAGTCAGCAATGGAGTCCAGATCTACCAGTTTCCCACTGATGATGAGGCTGTTGCAGAGATTAATGCAGTCATGAAT GCACACCTGCCCTTTGCCGTGGTGGGCAGCACCGAGGAGGTGAAGGTGGGGAACAAGCTGGTCCGAGCACGGCAGTACCCTTGGGGAGTGGTGCAGG TGGAGAATGAGAATCACTGCGACTTCGTCAAGCTCCGGGAGATGCTGATCCGGGTGAACATGGAGGACCTCCGTGAGCAGACCCACAGTCGGCACTATGAGCTCTACCGGCGCTGCAAATTGGAGGAGATGGGCTTCCAGGACAGTGACGGTGACAGCCAGCCCTTCAG CCTACAGGAGACATATGAGGCCAAGAGGAAGGAGTTCCTGAGTGAgctgcagaggaaggaggaagagatgagGCAGATGTTCGTCAACAAAGTGAAGGAGACGGAGCTGGagttgaaggagaaggaaagggag CTCCACGAGAAGTTTGAGCACCTGAAGCGGGTCCACCAGGAGGAGAAGCGCAAGGTGGAGGAAAAGCGCCGGGAACTGGAGGAGGAGACCAATGCCTTCAACCGCAGGAAGGATGCGGTGGAGGCCCTTCAGTCTCAGGCCTTGCACGCCACCTCGCAGCAGCCCCTGAGGAAGGACAAGGACAAGAAGAA